One genomic region from Salvia hispanica cultivar TCC Black 2014 chromosome 2, UniMelb_Shisp_WGS_1.0, whole genome shotgun sequence encodes:
- the LOC125205542 gene encoding DEAD-box ATP-dependent RNA helicase 22: MLLQRSISALNTCRISLHSPRIFSFPASNLSLLSLPPPYFSSLSSYRQLKSHKLRGFATNADDENGSAADTFLAEEGVSWTSLGVSDSISRALANVGLPRPSLVQAACVPAILSGDDVVVAAETGSGKTHGYLVPIIHKVYSNLDALHDPKLKRHQHVSLVLCPNVMLCEQVVRMANSLLDGAGEPLLKAAAVCGRQGLIVKDPDIIVSTPVALLNYLYAIDPERRKRTDFIRGVKYVVFDEADLLLCGSFQNQVIRLINMLRFDEKQLSRFKDADAGAQDPLSVSADASDTEEEEDFPEDFDLEEAEDGDEKTIDEPNTEPRKRTWKDWMRVRKIYERSKQYIFVAATLPLNGKRTAGGTLKRMFPEANWVNGSYLHHHNPRLEQKWIEVNVDTQVDVLINAVKNGYKTNTDSSSGVVWTMVFANTVEAAEAVANILVGAGIRCVRYHRDISLEERTENLVDFQQNGGVFVCTDAAARGLDVPNVSHVIQAEFASSAVDFLHRVGRTARAGQPGLVTSLYTESNRELVASVRQAEELSMPVEKAFSRKRSFRKKLKKRGLAQRDGASSVSRPIPA; encoded by the exons ATGCTTCTGCAGCGTTCAATTTCAGCGCTAAATACTTGCAGAATTTCATTACACTCGCCGAGGATTTTCTCATTTCCGGCGAGCAACCTCTCTTTACTATCACTCCCACCGCCCTATTTTTCCAGTCTCAGCAGTTATCGCCAGCTCAAGTCCCATAAACTCCGGGGCTTCGCCACAAACGCCGACGACGAAAACGGCAGCGCCGCCGACACGTTTTTGGCAGAGGAAGGCGTTTCCTGGACTTCTCTCGGCGTCTCCGATTCCATCTCACGCGCTCTCGCTAATGTTGGGCTCCCTAGACCGTCTTTAGTCCAG GCGGCCTGTGTTCCAGCCATTCTCTCTGGAGATGATGTGGTGGTTGCAGCAGAGACAGGGAGTGGTAAAACTCATGGCTACTTAGTTCCTATAATTCATAAAGTATACAGCAACTTGGATGCATTGCACGATCCGAAACTGAAAAGGCATCAACATGTTTCTCTTGTTCTATGCCCTAATGTAATGCTTTGTGAGCAAGTGGTTCGCATGGCGAATTCCCTCCTTGATGGTGCAGGAGAGCCACTTCTAAAAGCGGCAGCTGTTTGTGGCCGTCAG GGGTTGATAGTTAAAGATCCTGATATAATAGTGTCGACGCCAGTAGCACTTCTAAACTATCTTTATGCCATCGACCCAGAAAGGCGTAAACGTACTGATTTTATACGAGGCGTAAAATATGTG GTATTTGATGAAGCAGACTTGCTGCTCTGTGGGAGTTTCCAGAACCAAGTGATTCGTCTCATAAATATGCTTCGTTTTGATGAGAAGCAGTTATCTAGGTTCAAAGATGCAGATGCCGGGGCTCAGGATCCTTTGTCTGTTTCCGCGGATGCTTCTGAtacagaagaagaagaagattttCCGGAAGATTTTGACTTGGAGGAAGCTGAAGATGGTGATGAGAAAACTATTGACGAGCCTAACACCGAGCCCAGGAAAAGAACCTGGAAAGACTGGATGAGAGTGAGGAAAATATATGAACGGAGTAAGCAATACATTTTTGTAGCAGCCACCCTTCCTCTGAATGGAAAGAGGACTGCTGGAGGAACGTTGAAGCGGATGTTTCCAGAGGCAAACTGGGTTAATGGGAGTTATCTCCATCACCATAATCCAAG GTTGGAGCAAAAGTGGATTGAAGTGAACGTAGATACACAGGTAGATGTGCTGATAAATGCTGtaaaaaatggatataaaACCAATACGGATTCTTCCTCTGGAGTAGTTTGGACCATGGTGTTTGCCAACACTGTTGAAGCTGCTGAAGCTGTTGCTAACATTTTGGTGGGAGCTGGTATTAGGTGTGTACGGTATCATAGAGACATCTCTCTGGAGGAGAGGACAGAGAATCTGGTTGATTTCCAGCAGAATGGTGGTGTTTTTGTATGCACTGATGCTGCTGCTCGTGGACTTGACGTACCAAATGTGTCACATGTTATTCAG GCAGAGTTTGCTAGTTCTGCTGTAGACTTTTTGCACAGAGTTGGAAGAACAGCCAGAGCTGGTCAGCCTGGCCTTGTCACAAGTCTTTATACAGAATCAAATCGGGAGCTCGTTGCTTCAGTTCGTCAGGCTGAGGAACTTAGTATGCCTGTG GAGAAGGCATTTAGTAGAAAGAGAAGCTTCCGGAAAAAGCTCAAGAAGAGAG GTTTAGCTCAGCGAGATGGTGCATCATCAGTGTCGCGGCCAATCCCAGCGTAG
- the LOC125205004 gene encoding protein PLASTID REDOX INSENSITIVE 2, chloroplastic gives MACGICRAAAAPAPSLVASFLPPSNLLFSINLASSSTTKSKPKTPPLLLKTTKSNLICRAEKEYKFPDPIPEFAESETEKFKSHLQKKLAKKDMFGDSLDEVVGVCTEIFDNFLHSEYGGPGTLLVLPFIDMADTINEKGLPGGPQAARAAIKWAQAHVDKDWKEWTST, from the exons ATGGCTTGTGGCATATGTAGAGCAGCAGCAGCTCCCGCTCCCTCACTTGTTGCCTCTTTCCTCCCGCCGTCAAATCTCTTATTTTCCATTAATTTGGCTTCCTCATCCACTACCAAGTCCAAACCTAAAACTCCTCCTCTGCTTCTCAAGACCACCAAATCAAACCTCATTTGCAGAGCTGAAAAGGAGTACAAATTCCCCGACCCAATTCCCGAATTCGCTGAATCC GAGACTGAAAAGTTTAAGTCCCATTTGCAGAAGAAGTTGGCCAAGAAAGATATGTTTGGAGATTCCctagatgaagttgttggagTCTGTACTGAG ATATTCGATAACTTCTTGCACTCCGAGTATGGTGGTCCAGGAACACTCTTGGTGCTTCCTTTCATTGATATGGCGGATACCATCAACGAAAAGGGCTTGCCCGGAGGACCGCAGGCTGCCCGAGCAGCCATAAAATGGGCACAAGCTCATGTAGACAAAGACTGGAAAGAATGGACTAGCACCTAg
- the LOC125205001 gene encoding DNA polymerase lambda: MAPKAKKKSSPPSDPNGIFSGISVFLIETGVQARRLQIWKQKLEQLGAKIEDIFSKRVTHIFAANSDSLLKKVGAQNLKRFKGKILNYQWIEDCLKSGEKVSEDSYVFSEDAAEDYASKASDKNLKHTDANLSNEDQLPSKKIKTCSNSKTVESEERPRLSVESAIYYYSKCDNASSLSQSSGPISPQVTSLSLDSVNRDVSSCDASSLYSPPDMNRNITEIFGKLIDIYRALGEDRRSFSYYKAIPVIEKLPFKIESADQVKHLPGIGKSLQDHIQEIVNTGRLSKLEHFEKDEKVRSISLFGEVWGIGPTTASKLYDKGHRTLDDLENEESLTNAQRLGLKYFDDIKTRIPRHEVQEMESLLKKIAEEILPGADIVCGGSYRRGKASCGDMDIVITHPDGKSHIGFLTKYVERLKDINFLREDLVFSIHSEEGTDSGVDTYFGLCTYPGRELRHRIDLKVYPRDIYAFGLIAWTGNDVLNRRLRILAESKGFRLDDTGLFPATHSSGEKRGSKGSASLKFATEKQVFDFLGFPWLEPNQRNL, translated from the exons ATGGCGCCAAAGGCTAAGAAGAAATCATCTCCGCCGTCTGATCCTAACGGGATATTTTCTGGAATCTCCGTCTTCCTTATTGAAACCGGAGTTCAAGCGCGTCGCCTTCAG ATTTGGAAGCAAAAGCTGGAGCAGTTGGGGGCTAAGATTGAGGACATTTTCTCCAAAAGGGTTACACACATTTTTGCCGCGAACTCGGATTCGCTTCTCAAAAAAGTTGGTGCCCAGAATCTGAAGCGATTCAAAGGA aaaattttgaactatCAGTGGATAGAGGACTGCTTGAAATCAGGAGAAAAGGTGTCTGAAGATTCATATGTTTTCTCGGAGGACGCTGCCGAGGATTATGCTAGCAAGGCTAGTGACAAGAATCTGAAGCATACCGATGCAAATTTAAGTAATGAAGACCAATTGCCATCAAAGAAGATCAAGACCTGTTCCAATTCTAAAACAGTTGAATCTGAAGAAAGGCCTAGGCTTTCAGTGGAATCTgctatatattattattcaaaatgtGATAATGCTAGCAGTCTGTCTCAATCGTCTGGCCCTATAAGCCCACAAGTCACCAGTCTGAGTTTGGATAGTGTAAATAGAGAC GTTTCCTCATGCGATGCATCGTCATTGTATAGCCCTCCTGATATGAACAGGAATATAACCGAGATATTTGGAAAGCTTATCGACATTTACAGAG CTCTAGGTGAAGATCGTAGGTCATTTAGTTATTACAAGGCTATTCCAGTTATTGAAAAATTGCctttcaaaattgaaagtgCAGACCAGGTCAAACATTTACCTGGTATTGGAAAGTCTCTCCAGGATCAT ATTCAGGAAATAGTGAATACTGGAAGGCTATCCAAATTGGAGCACTTTGAGAAGGATGAGAAG GTACGCTCAATCAGTTTATTTGGAGAAGTATGGGGCATTGGACCTACAACTGCATCAAAACTTTATGATAAAGGACACAGAACCCTAGATGATCTTGAAAATGAGGAATCATTAACTAATGCCCAAAGGTTAGGCTTAAAATACTTTGATGACATCAAGACCAGGATTCCGCGCCACGAG GTTCAGGAGATGGAGAGtcttttaaagaaaattgcaGAAGAGATATTGCCCGGG GCAGACATTGTTTGTGGAGGATCATACAGACGTGGGAAGGCTTCTTGTGGGGATATGGATATTGTGATCACACACCCTGATGGGAAAAG TCATATAGGTTTTCTTACAAAATATGTAGAGCGTCTCAAGGATATTAACTTCTTAAGAGAGGATTTGGTCTTCAGTATTCACAGTGAGGAg GGTACAGATTCTGGAGTGGATACATATTTTGGTCTTTGCACCTATCCTGGTCGAGAGTTGCGACATCGCATAGATTTGAAG GTTTACCCAAGGGATATATATGCATTTGGATTAATAGCATGGACAGGGAACGATGTGCTGAACAGGAG GCTGAGAATATTAGCAGAATCAAAGGGATTCAGGCTTGATGACACAGGATTGTTCCCTGCAACTCATAGTTCAGGGGAAAAAAGG GGAAGCAAAGGCAGCGCAAGTTTGAAGTTTGCAACTGAAAAACAAGTGTTTGATTTCCTTGGGTTCCCATGGCTGGAGCCCAATCAAAGGAATTTATGA
- the LOC125205000 gene encoding nucleolar GTP-binding protein 1-like: MVQYNFKKITVVPTGKEFIDIILSRTQRRTPTQVHKGYAISRLRQFYMRKVKFTQQNFHEKLSTIIDDFPRLNDIHPFYGDLLHVLYNKDHYKLALGQINTARNLIGKIAKDYVRLLKYGDSLYRCKSLKVAALGRMCTVIKRVTPSLAYLEQIRQHMARLPSIDPNTRTVLICGYPNVGKSSFMNKITRAEVDVQPYAFTTKSLFVGHTDYKYLRYQVIDTPGILDRPFEDRNIIEMCSITALAHLRAAVLFFLDISGSCGYSIAQQAALFDSIKSLFMNKPLIIVCNKTDLQALEGLSEDDMKLVMEMKSEAMKTLVGQGGEATDGSNVLLTMSTLTEEGVIAVKNAACERLLDQRVEQKMKSKKLNDCLNRFHVAMPKPRDQKERPACIPQAVLEAKAKQAEVDAEKEERKLERDLENENGGAGVYSASLKKRYILAHDEWKEDIIPEILDGHNVADFLDPDILMRLEELEREEGVLQGLEEDDDFEMDGAELTPEEQAALTEIRKKKSLLIQQHRIKKSTAESRPTVPRKFDKDKKFTSERMGRQLSSLGLDPSMAIDRARSKSRGRKRERSTDGVESMDVDGDKQNKKMRLKSRSMSRSRSMSRPPGEVVPGEGFKDSAQKKKAIKIAKSSSKNRNKEARRGEADRVIPTLKPKHLFSGKRSTGKTDRR; encoded by the coding sequence ATGGTTCAGTACAATTTCAAGAAGATTACTGTTGTCCCCACGGGGAAGGAGTTCATCGATATTATTCTTTCTCGTACACAACGCCGAACCCCAACCCAAGTGCACAAGGGATATGCCATTTCGCGTCTTCGGCAGTTTTATATGCGCAAGGTGAAGTTCACCCAGCAGAATTTTCACGAAAAGCTGTCAACAATTATCGATGATTTCCCCCGGCTGAATGACATCCACCCTTTCTATGGTGATTTGCTGCATGTTCTTTATAACAAAGACCATTACAAGCTTGCTCTGGGCCAAATTAATACTGCAAGGAACCTGATTGGAAAGATTGCCAAGGACTATGTCAGGCTATTGAAGTATGGGGATTCTCTCTATCGCTGTAAGTCTCTGAAGGTTGCTGCCCTTGGGCGTATGTGTACTGTTATCAAAAGGGTTACCCCTAGTTTAGCTTATCTCGAGCAGATAAGACAGCACATGGCTAGGTTGCCTTCTATTGATCCGAATACTAGAACTGTGCTGATCTGTGGGTACCCCAATGTTGGAAAGAGTTCATTCATGAACAAGATCACGAGAGCCGAAGTTGATGTACAACCATATGCTTTCACCACAAAGTCATTGTTTGTTGGTCATACAGACTACAAATATCTGAGGTATCAAGTGATTGACACTCCTGGGATTTTGGATCGTCCGTTTGAAGATCGGAATATCATTGAGATGTGCAGCATTACAGCTCTTGCACATCTTAGAGCAGCTGTGCTGTTTTTCCTTGATATCTCTGGTTCTTGTGGATATAGCATTGCTCAGCAGGCTGCTCTTTTCGATAGCATCAAGTCTTTGTTCATGAACAAACCCCTGATTATCGTCTGCAACAAGACTGACTTGCAGGCATTGGAAGGGCTTTCTGAGGATGATATGAAACTGGTCATGGAGATGAAGTCGGAAGCTATGAAAACTCTAGTAGGCCAAGGGGGTGAGGCAACTGATGGCAGTAATGTACTCTTGACTATGAGTACTTTGACTGAGGAAGGAGTAATAGCTGTAAAGAATGCTGCTTGCGAGAGGCTATTGGATCAACGGGTGGAACAGAAAATGAAGTCCAAAAAGCTGAATGACTGTCTGAACCGATTCCATGTTGCCATGCCTAAGCCGCGTGATCAGAAGGAAAGGCCTGCTTGTATTCCCCAGGCTGTTTTGGAAGCCAAAGCTAAGCAAGCTGAGGTTGATGCTGAGAAGGAGGAGAGGAAGCTGGAGAGAGATCTTGAAAATGAGAATGGAGGTGCTGGTGTGTACTCTGCTAGCTTGAAAAAGCGCTATATTCTTGCGCATGATGAATGGAAAGAGGACATCATCCCAGAGATTCTTGATGGGCACAATGTGGCGGACTTCCTCGACCCGGATATATTAATGAGACTTGAGGAGTTGGAGCGAGAAGAAGGTGTCCTCCAAGGACTGGAGGAAGATGATGATTTTGAGATGGACGGGGCTGAGCTGACCCCTGAAGAACAGGCTGCACTTACAGAGAtcaggaagaagaagagtttACTTATCCAACAGCATAGAATTAAAAAGAGTACTGCCGAGAGCCGACCAACTGTTCCCAGAAAATTCGATAAAGATAAAAAGTTCACATCTGAAAGAATGGGGAGACAGCTATCTTCCCTTGGACTTGATCCATCGATGGCTATTGACCGAGCTCGCAGCAAATCTAGGGGCCGCAAGAGGGAGAGGTCCACTGATGGAGTAGAGTCTATGGATGTTGATGGTgataaacaaaacaagaaaatgcGGTTGAAGTCAAGATCTATGTCTAGGTCAAGGTCTATGTCCAGACCACCGGGTGAAGTTGTACCAGGGGAGGGCTTTAAAGATTCTGCTCAGAAAAAGAAGGCTATTAAGATTGCTAAAAGTTCAAGCAAAAACAGGAACAAGGAGGCTCGTAGAGGAGAAGCAGACAGAGTCATACCAACTCTCAAACCTAAACATTTGTTTTCCGGCAAAAGATCAACTGGCAAAACAGACAGACGCTAG
- the LOC125205003 gene encoding uncharacterized protein YuxK: protein MAALLRRPALTLTRTCSTAFSEPFSYRGYATRAPPAELLDHAAPTLVATLPVNIERRVVLYDGVCHLCHAGVKWIIKADKDRKISFCCVQSKAAEPYLSLCRVKRKDVLRRFLFVEGPNSYHQGSAAALRVCSYLPLPYSALSSLMVIPAPLRDAVYDYVAKRRYDWYGKGDDCLVLNEIELLERFVDWEELLERSKSKQE, encoded by the exons ATGGCGGCGCTGTTGAGGCGACCGGCTCTCACCCTAACCCGAACCTGCTCCACTGCATTTTCGGAGCCGTTTAGCTATCGCGGCTATGCGACGCGTGCACCTCCGGCGGAGCTACTTGACCATGCCGCGCCAACCCTGGTTGCCACGCTGCCGGTCAACATTGAGCGTCGTGTGGTCCTGTACGACGGCGTTTGCCACCTTTGTCACGCCG GAGTGAAATGGATCATAAAGGCCGACAAGGATAGGAAAATAAGTTTCTGTTGTGTGCAATCAAAAGCAGCTGAACCTTACTTGAGCCTATGCAGAGTGAAGCGTAAAGACGTTCTTCGTCGCTTCCTGTTCGTTGAGGGCCCCAATTCATACCACCAAGGCTCTGCTG CTGCTTTAAGGGTTTGCTCATACTTGCCCCTGCCTTACTCTGCCTTGAGTTCTCTCATGGTTATTCCGGCTCCGTTGAGGGATGCTGTCTATGACTATGTGGCAAAGCGGCGCTATGACTGGTACGGAAAAGGAGATGACTGCCTGGTCCTCAACGAAATTGAGCTGCTCGAACGCTTTGTCGACTGGGAAGAGCTTCTGGAGCGCAGCAAATCCAAACAAGAATGA